TTTTGTGTAGCTTAGCCCTAGTCTGCGTTTTCACCATCCAAACAAAGTTTAGTATTCAGTTcgcttcagtcactcagtcatgtctgaccctttgtgactccatggactgctgtacaccaggctttcctatccatcatcaacacccagagcttgctcaaactcaagtctatcaAATAGGTGacgccatgcaaccatctcatcctctgtcatccccttctccttctgctttcaatctttcccaccatcagggtcttttccaatgagtcagttcttcacatcaggtggccaaagtgttggagtttcagcttcagcatcagtccttccaatgaatattcaggactgatttcccttaggactgactggtttgatttccttgcagtccaagggactttcaagagtcttctccaacaccatagttcaaaagtattagttcttcagggctcagatttttttaaaaaatttatttgttttaattggaggttaattactttacaatattgtattggttttaccatacatcaacacgaatctgccacaggtatacacgtgttccccatcctgaacccccctccctcctccctctgcataccatccctctgggttgtttcagtgcaccagccccaagcatccaatatcatgcatcaaacctggactggctattcatttcatatatgatattatacatgattcaatgccattctcccaaatcatcccaccattgccctctcccacagaggaatcaacctgcctgatttcaacctcagattttttttatggtccaattctcacattcatacatgactacaggaaaaaccatagctttgactagatagacctttgtcggcaaaggaatgtctcttctttttaatatgctgtctaggttgatcacagcttttcttcctaggagaaagcatcttttaatttcatggcttcagtgaccatctgcagtgattttggagcccaagaaaataaagtttccatcgttttcccatgtatttgccatgaagtgatgggaccagatgccatgaccttagttttttgaatgttgagttttaagtcaacttttcactctcctctttcactttcatcaagaggctcttcagttcttctttgctttctgccataagggtggtgtcatctgcatatctgaggttactgatatttctcccagcaatcttgattcaagcttgtgcttcacccagcctggcatttcacacaatgtactctgcatataagttaaataggcagtgtgacaatatacagccttgaggtactcctttccgaattcagaaccagtctgttcttccatgtcatgttccaactgttgcttcttgacctgaatacagatttcttaggaggcaggtaaggtgttccggtattcccatctctttaagaattttccatactttgttgtgatccacacagtcaaaggttttggcatagtcaataaagcagtagtagataGTTTAGCATTAACctaaaaaataacaacagaaatagAAGCAATATCCTAAGCATATGTGTTGTATTcagggcaaatttggccttagcaCTGTTTATCCCCAGTGAAGTCGCTTCATCTCTCTGaggtttcatttattcatttggatTGGAACCTTCCACAAGTTTATTAGAAAAGCCAGGTGAGATGCTGTAGGTGAAAATACccgagagaatggcaacccataaTACAATAAGCATACAGTATATTTTCAATGAATAAACACATTCTGATGCTTTTTCTTCAGTAAGGGTTTGTATCCTCAAATTTATTCACATGTTGCTTCAATGCTCACAACCCCTTGCCTGTGCACTTATCCCTTAGAAATACTGGATaatgttttgctttcatttacaGGTAATATTCTTCATATGAAAGAGATTTGCTTTTGCCTTGTGTGAGGGATTCATGCATTTATTGTATCATTAACAGCATCACATTTAGTAAAGAAAGGTTTAAGATAAAATATGcaatattcatttgtttaaaacatCTGTAAAATCTTGATCTAAATCTCTCAAGTAAGAAAGTGTCTTGAATTTCAAAGAGGAAACAGGCAAATCTCATTTTCCCTTCATCTCCCACATTTTACACTCTGCCTCTATTGTCACACCCCTGTGAGCACAAATATTTCTGTTCTTCCCAAAGTTCAGTTAAAGAAACTGTGTGTCTAGTCATTTTGGTCTTTGGCAAAAGCAATGAGAAACATAGTTAAACAAAGTCATAATCAagagctcttttatttttaaccaatcATTGATGAACCACTCTCCCTGCTCATTAGGCGGGAACGAGTCACAGAGTTACCATGGCGAGATAGTTGGTCACGAAACTCTGAGGCCATGAAGTAATAGAGAATCGGATCCAAAAGGCAGCAGAGACTTGCAAGGCATAGACAAAAAGGATGGAAATACAGTGTGCTTTGGACAATGGGACAACTGCTAATGATAGCTTCCTTTACCAtggtataaaaaataaagttaatatgaTAGGGAGTGAAGCAGATGAAGAAGACTGCAGCACACATGTAAACCATCCTCAGTGCTTTTTGCTTTTCACTGATTCCTTGGAAAGCCATAGGTGGTTGTCTCAAGGATATAGTCATTTTCCAGGTGCACCATGCAATGATGACTACTGGAATCACAAATCCTGCCAGTTCAGCAGCTGTAATCATCCCAACCAAAGCCACTGCATTCATTTTCTTGTAACCAAGATCAGCAAAGCAGGAATCAGTGTTGTTGGCTAAGTCTGTGCTTCTCATGATGGGAAATGGCAAACAGGCAGTACCCACGATGACCCATATGGCAGCACTGATGCCTACATCGTACCTACGCTTCCAGTCTCTGGCCCTGAAGGGTTTGAGGAGAAAGAAGCACCTCTGAAGGCTGATGCATGTCAGGAAACAAATGCTGGCATACATGTTGAGATACTTCAGGTAGAAGCATAGCAGACAAGGGATCCTCTGGAAAGGCCAATGGTGGCTGATGTAATAGTAAATACGGAGGGGTAAGGACAGCACGTGGGCAAGGTCAGCCACAGAGAGGTTTATCATGAAAataatggctttatttttcttgttgatAAAGCGGCACAGAACCCACAAGGCTGCGCTGTTGGCCAGTAGACCAGGAATGAATATGAGGATGTAGGTGGTTGCGTAGAGAGAGTAATGAAATGTCACATTGGGGTCATTGCAGTGAGTCTCAGCATTGCTGGTACTGTTGCTTCCCATCTTGAATATTTCAGCTTATTTATCAAGGTAAGCCATGAAGTTATAATCCCtgcccaaaacaaaaaaaaacagtatcaTGGTTAACCACTTTAGCTGATATTCAGATTTTCTTAAATTGAAGCTTAGTTGATTCACAATCCtttaggtgcacagcaaagtgattagctatatatatatatattttcagattcttttccattataggttattacaagatatagaatatagttccctgtgctacacagtaggtccttgttgtgtatctgttttatatatagaagtgtatatctcttaatttcaaatttctaatttatccctccctcttttTCCCTTATGGTaactgtttgttttctatgtctgtgagtttattttggttttgtaaataagttcatttgtatcattactTTAGATTCtaatgtaagtgatatcatatgacatttgtttttatctgtctgacctacttcactcagtatgataatctctaggtccatccatgtttctacaAATAACACTATTTCATTatctttattgctgagtaatactccctatatacatatatatatatatatatatatatatatatacacacactcacacaatatCTTAATAATCCATTCATTTGTAGATGGAacattaggttgtttccatgtcttggcttttgtacatagtgctgctatgaacattgggatacatgtagctttttgaattagagtttttgccttttctggctatatgcccagaagtgggattgatgGATCATAGGGtaactatttctgttttctttttcttttaaagaagcctcaatattgttctccatagtcaCTGtaacaatttatattcccatctaCATTGTAgaaaggttcctttttctccacagtctctccagtatttattatttgtagacttttctaTGATGGTcatttgactggtgtgaggtgatatttcatggagacagagaaaacccagaaaagccaaaacaatattgagatagaagaatggaattggaggaatcataCTCCCTGACCTTAGACTATGCTAtgaagttacagtaatcaaaatattatggtactggcacagaaacaaacacatagaccaatgaaacagtacggaaagcacagaaataaacacacacacttaagGTCAATTAATCTaatgacaaatgaggcaagaatatacaatggagaaaaaatagcCACTTTAATAAGTagcgctgggaaaactggacagctatatgtaaaataatgaaattagaacattctcttacaccatatacaaaaacaaactcaaaatagattaaagatttaaatgtaaagaccagatactataaaactcctagaggaaaacataggcagaatactctttgtCATAAGTtaccttaatattttttttttgaaattcatcTATTAGAGtaaggaaacagaaacaaaaataaacaaatgggacctaattaaacttaaaagcttttgtacagcaaaagaaaacataaacaaaacacaaagacaaCCTATGGGAGAGAAATTCTTTGCAAATGATGATACTGACAAGgcattactttccaaaatatataaacagtttgCACagctcaataaaaaacaaaacaacccaagaaaaaagtggacagaagacctaagcagacatacaaagaaaacatacagatggccaacaggcatatgaaaagatgctcaacatcaataatcattagagaaatgcaaattaaaaatgagTTATTACTAGATTTGTTTTTATACCTACAAAGTCATAGGATATTAAAATTAGAAGGGGCCTGTTTATAGGTGCTAAAGGAAGGTATACTATTTATTCAAGGTCATCCAGTGAACCAGAGAACCACAGAATTGTCCTCAAACTGCCTTGCCAGATTGTCTAAGCTGTGTCTTGCACACAAAGAAGTCCTGAAATACTGTCTTTTGTTctaatagcagaaaaaaaaagaatatgatatttgagtctgtttcttttgtgtCAAGATTTCTCTTGCCTCTGGTTGGTATGAACACTGTTCACTCATTTCCAATGGCAATGGTAGAAGTTCAGTCTTATTGTTCTTATCTGCTTGCCTCTCTTTTGTCCACCACCTTTCCCATTGGGTTCTGACTTCCTAACTTGACACCACAGCACTGGGAAAATAGATTTGCCGCTTTTAGCCTGACGTACCAGTATCCTAGCTGATTTTTGTGGCTTAGGAAAATTACTTCCTTATTATTTTATCACAATAGCTGGTGGTTTTCATGCATTCTCTATCTGTCTCTCTCTAGGCTTAAGTTTCATTCCAAATTTACATTAAACTtttcagtaataataatattaaaaaaaaaaaaaactaagagcatggcatccgtttccatcacttcatagtatatagatggggaaaatgcagaaatattgacagattttattttcttggactccaaaatcactgtggatggtgactgcagccaaaaaattaaaagacacatgctctgtagaagaaaggctatgaccaaagtagacagcatattaaaaagcataaatatcactttgctgacaaaggtttgtatagtgaaaactatggtttttccagtagtcatgtacagatatgatagttggaccataaagaaggctgagagctgaagaactgatgcttttgaattgtgctgctggagaagactcttgagagtcccttggacagcaatgagatcaaaccagtcattataaaggaaatcaatcctggatattcattagaaggactgctttggccacctgatgtgaagaacaaactcattggaaaagaccttgatgctgggaaagactgaaggcaggagcaggagggaataacagaggatgggatggttagataacatcactgactcaatggacttgaatttgagcaaactcctggagataatgaaggagagggaagtctggtgtgctgcagtccatggagtcgcaacgagttggacatagCTTAATGAGTAAACAACAAGAAATGAATTTAGAAGCTGAGAGTTCCCCTTATGTAGTAGGGAAGGAGAGAAACCTATCTAAGGGGAATTCTGTACTGGTGCAACATCATCTCATGGCAGATTATCCAAAATCATGGTAAATACTGATTAGGGTATTAGCAAAATAAGTCACTAAAGCCTTTTGAAACAATGTAAggtttaattttcttattaaaatggtctttataatggaattttttttttttacttaatcttATTAAGGTAGAATAAGCAAGGCCCAGAGGGGCGTTTATTAAGGCCACAAATATACTAAATGAAAGATCTAGGACTTCAAATAGGAGGACAGAGCAGTTAATCTTTATACACACCCTTCTGTTCATCATTTGTTTTCCTCCTAAAGACAAATTTTACAAACATAGCTTCTATCCATAGTGCAGGAATGTGTATTGCCTTTAAAGCtagaagtagagaaaaaaaagtgCTGAGGTTGTTCCTCAAATGGAATTTTGTTGTTGGtatgtttttactttgttttcttttaagtatGTTTACAAAAACAGAGTGGCTTCTTTGAGATTCTCCTCGTAAATAGCAGAATGACTTTCTATATCATTCTAAGTCTTACTCcaggaaataaatgataaaagaaaaaacccCAAGAGATTATTCACAGATAAAAGAGTAAACTTTATCAACTACCAATACTGTAAATAATACTTTCATCTTCCCTCCTCATATACTCCCTAGTTAGTCCATCTGTGATAGATCCTAAAGAGTCACGCAGTCATCGTTCTTATGTATGTATGACTTAGAACAAAAGTAGAAGGATACTCACAggtgaaaagaaagtaaataattaCTATGACCTGATCAATGATATATACCAGAATCTTCAATGGAATTGTTCGTATACGTTAtgtaatttaattctcacaaccatcCTAAGATGAAGTTCCATTATTATTCTTCtagtgcagatgaggaaactgaggttcagagagattcaGTAAATTGTCTTGGGtagcaaatttaaaaatgagatttattATCAAGCTTGATTTGCTCCAAATTCTGTACTATTTCCATTACAACTATTTACCTCTCCCTACTCAAGAGGGACCTTTTAATAACATGAGAATCATTGTGCTATCCAGAGAGCACATTATGGCAGAATCTTTCTCATCTCATAGAAGGACCTCAGGATCTTATAACCTTAGGATTGCTCTAGCTATGCCATCAATATATAACTAAACATCTGTCATCACACATGTCACCAACCCTTTCTTACCACCCACTTTGACTTCAGTAAAGATCTTGTTTCTACTATAATCTATTACTTATGCATAGGCTGTGAAAGAACAAGGCAGGCTACATAAGGTGCATTACAGTACTAAGAACTAAAAACAACTCACACCCACCCATTTACACCTCCACTTCTGCATTTTACAAACATGGATATGTGGTTCTGCTTCATTGGTACAGAAATTTTCACTTATTAAAGAAGCAGATTGTTTTTATACCTCTGTGCTAAATAACAAAGTCCTATTAGTCCAAAACAGCAAGCTAGAGGTCATGATCACAACTTATTTGTTTCTGTGGTTTCTTATGCCTCTGCAATTCAGTTTATTTCAAATTTAGAGATTTGTATGGTTTGCTTTCCTAAATGATTTTTCTTCTCCAGACTGAAGGGGAGGTAGAAAGGGTTTTTCCCCAAATATGTTTGGTGACAATTAAGTGTAAAATCCCCATGGTGATAGGAGACTGGGGGAATTTGTGTTGGGTAGGGTGGAAATATAAACTCTCTCAGATAGGGAACATTTCGCTTCCTGTTAGCAATCTGTGACGCTTCTGAAATTTTGAAAAGGAGAACAACTTAAGAAACCACTAACAAAAATAGGTTGAATGGAAGGGCCAAAGTCAAAACATGTTTTTTCtctcagtctctgcctctgtttctaCCTCTTTTGTGTTTCTCCCTTTGGCTTTATTATTGACTATTTTTGGTTGGTTTGTGCCCTCTGTGTTACCAATCCCCCTCTTTAAATCTAGATATATCTTTGGTTCCTCTCTCAGGAAAGATATGAAATTAGTGACGTACTCTTGAATCTAAGCTCTCCTTCTCAGTCTGTGCCATGAACAGCCTCCTAGACATTACAGACAGAAACTGGGAGTTCATCCAACTCCTATCACTACATTTCACCCATATCTAGACAGAAACCAGGTGATTATCTCCCCCTTAAAATTTCTCCAATCTATCTCCAATCCATCTTCATTTCCACTGTTGCCTTTCTAATCCTCATAGCAGCCAAATTATTATTACCATATTACAAACgaggaaactgagatacagaGAGGTTAAACACATTGTGCCAAAGTCACAATACTCACATAGTGTCGAGGTGGTATATTAGAATTGGAACACATGCTTATCTCCATATTCCCTTACCTTTGCCATGGCAGATGACACTGATGATCCTACCTGCATTCAGggcagtaaaagagacacagacataaagaacagacttttggactcagtaggaggagagggtgggatgatttgagagaatagcattgaaacatatgcataatcatacgtaaaatagatgaccagtgtgagtttgatgcatgaagcaaggCACACAAAGCCAGTGTTCTGGGACCACatagagggatagggtgggaatggaggtgggaaggggattcaggatgggggagaCACatgtatcacttcagttcagttcaatcactcagtcatgtccaactctttgtgatcccatggactgcagcacaccaggcttccctgtccatcaccaactcccagagcttgctcaaactcaggtccatcaagttggtgatgccttcccaccatctcatcctctgtcgtccccttttcctcctgccttcaatctttcccagcatcagagtcttccagtgagtcagtttttcacatcaggtggccaaagtattggagtttcagcttcagcatcagtctttccagtgaatattcaggactgatttcctttaggattgactggtttgatctccttgcagtccaagggactctcaacacatAGGACATGTAGGacacatgtatgctgctgctgctgctaagtcacttcagtcgtgtccgactctgtgcgaccccatagacagaagcccaccagattcccccgtccctgggattctccaggcaagaacactggagtgggttgccatttccttctccaatgcatgaaagtgaaaagtgaaagggaacttgctcagtcatgtccaacccttcacgaccccatggactgcagcctaccaggctcctccatccatgggatttcccaggcaagagtactggagtggggtgccattgccttctccgggacacatgtatacctatgttcaattcatgttgatatatggcaaaaaccatcaaaatattataaagcagttatcctccaattaaaataaattaattaaaaagataacATTATAATCACTGAACTTCACTGCAAGTTGCATCATGTTAGCTTGCACCACACACTCACAGAGACCTTAAACTTCTCTCCATTTCTTATGGCCCAATCTGTCACCCGCCCTCATTTTGCTTCCTTCTCTATGCAGACTAGATTGAATGGTCAAATTAACTATTCTTACACAAGAATCCTCAACCTTCTTTGCTCACCATTCTTCTGCTGTACCAGCTTGAAAAAGTTAGTGTTAGTccctgagttgtgtccgactctttgcaaccccgtggactgtagcctgccaggctcctttgtccatgcaattccccaggcaagaatactgaagtgaattgccatttctttctccaggggatcttcctaacccagggaccgaacccaggtctccctcattgcaagctgatactttactgtctgagccactagggaagcctggcaaggcCTTAATCCCAGATCAAGTCCAcaaaccattttattttctattatccaAACTGATGAATGATCCTATTGAAAATACCAGGATCTATTTAAAGTGCTAAAACTAGGAATCATGAATTTCTAGTTTtagcactttaaaaagaaaatttttttttctccagcctCTTTTTCCACACCTCTGATTAGTTTATTCTCCTAAGAAATTAATCAAGGTGCAAAAAAAGAGAGTGCTGGTTATTTCATAACTCTACTAAAATTTTTTCTACTCTTCTCTTCTCCCATCCCCCTATTTCTCAGCAGAGGCTCTTACCTCTTAAAGAACAAGAAAATTGAGTCTATTGGGTAAGAAATAATTCAGTTTCAAACATTGTCCCCTCCCAAAACACGCAATCTTATCTACAACTGCATCCTTCCCAACACAGCTGTCTTTTCTGTTGTACAAGTTGAATTCCCATGCTCTTAATCGCTTTTAGCTTTCTCAggattttctttcattaattgtTCCCTTTCACTCCCAGATCATCATGTTGTCCTTCACTCTCAGCTAGATATTTGTCATTAAATCTCTTTGACTCCTACAATAATATTTCTCTTGTCAATGCATCTTATTCTAGCTTTGTGTCATGTTCCTTCTTTTCTTAAACATCTCATAGTATTTTTTGACACTGATTGCTTCCTTTTCCTCACTTTATATCCATCCTTTAATGCACTACAATGTGGCATGCCTATCTTTATAATCTCACTAAAACTACTTTAGTAAAGGTGATAAGTGGCCATCATGTTGCTAAATCAAGCAGGACTTTTCTGCTGAGTTAGACAGTCTGACCACTTCCATGTTTTTGAAATGCTCTCTCCTGTTGGCTTCTAAGCCACAACTCTGTTTTGAGTCTCCTCTTAACTATTGGTCCATTCATATAGAgtcttctttatgttttctttcatctctgcacatcctttaaatatttgttttccctAGGTCTGCATATTCTCTCCTTATTCAGTGTCTTCATGCTAAGTAACATCACCCACTTTCATGACTTCAATAACCACCCATATCCGAATGGCTCTTATGTCTCTGTGTCCAGGGCGGGTCTCTTCTCAGATATTAAATCTGTATGTCTAATTTTCAGCTGAAATTTCCCTTTTCAGTGTTTTCTAGGCATCTCTAAATAAAAATGCCCAAAACTAAACTCATCATACTCTCTGACCTTTTACTTATCCACCACCATCTATCTAATTACAAGAGCCAGAATACTTAAAATAATTCTAGACTCCTCTCTCATTCAATCAATCAAGTGTTCTCTCTTCActcattctctctcctctctctctgaatTATTAAACCATT
This Budorcas taxicolor isolate Tak-1 chromosome X, Takin1.1, whole genome shotgun sequence DNA region includes the following protein-coding sequences:
- the LOC128070444 gene encoding LOW QUALITY PROTEIN: putative P2Y purinoceptor 10 (The sequence of the model RefSeq protein was modified relative to this genomic sequence to represent the inferred CDS: substituted 1 base at 1 genomic stop codon); this encodes MAYLDKXAEIFKMGSNSTSNAETHCNDPNVTFHYSLYATTYILIFIPGLLANSAALWVLCRFINKKNKAIIFMINLSVADLAHVLSLPLRIYYYISHHWPFQRIPCLLCFYLKYLNMYASICFLTCISLQRCFFLLKPFRARDWKRRYDVGISAAIWVIVGTACLPFPIMRSTDLANNTDSCFADLGYKKMNAVALVGMITAAELAGFVIPVVIIAWCTWKMTISLRQPPMAFQGISEKQKALRMVYMCAAVFFICFTPYHINFIFYTMVKEAIISSCPIVQSTLYFHPFCLCLASLCCLLDPILYYFMASEFRDQLSRHGNSVTRSRLMSRESGSSMIG